From a single Streptomyces liliifuscus genomic region:
- a CDS encoding urease accessory protein UreF, which translates to MSRAALLVLADGRFPAGGHAHSGGAEAAVKAGRITGAGSLEEFCRGRLHTAGLVSASLAAAAALGIDPVELDGAADARTPSLALRVAARKLGRQLMRAARATWPSAELDALAREFPKGAHQPVVLGLAARAAGLGAEDAAYCAVYESVSGPASATVRLLSLDPFDATGVLARLAPELDLVAERASAVARCALEGGVGVLPAASAPVLEISAEVHAAWAVRLFAS; encoded by the coding sequence ATGTCGCGTGCTGCGTTGCTTGTGCTGGCCGACGGTCGGTTTCCCGCCGGGGGGCATGCCCACTCCGGTGGGGCCGAGGCGGCGGTCAAGGCCGGGCGGATCACCGGTGCGGGGAGTCTGGAGGAGTTCTGCCGGGGGCGGTTGCACACGGCGGGGCTGGTGTCGGCCTCGCTCGCCGCTGCCGCCGCCCTCGGCATCGATCCCGTGGAACTGGACGGGGCCGCGGACGCCCGTACCCCGTCCCTGGCCCTCCGGGTCGCCGCCCGGAAGCTCGGGCGGCAGTTGATGCGGGCCGCTCGGGCCACATGGCCGTCCGCCGAACTCGACGCGCTGGCGCGGGAGTTCCCCAAGGGCGCCCATCAGCCGGTCGTTCTCGGGCTGGCTGCCCGGGCCGCGGGGCTCGGGGCGGAGGACGCCGCGTACTGCGCTGTGTACGAGAGTGTCAGTGGGCCGGCGAGTGCGACGGTGCGGTTGCTGAGTCTTGATCCGTTCGATGCGACCGGGGTGTTGGCTCGGTTGGCGCCCGAGCTTGATCTGGTGGCGGAGCGGGCGAGTGCGGTGGCGCGGTGTGCGTTGGAGGGTGGGGTCGGGGTGTTGCCAGCGGCTTCCGCGCCGGTGTTGGAGATCAGTGCGGAGGTGCATGCTGCTTGGGCTGTGCGGTTGTTTGCCTCGTAG